The sequence CTCGATGATACGCGCCCCGGCCCTGTACGACGCGTCGATCTGCGGCTTAAGCGGGTCTATGAAGAGGCTTACGTCTATGCCGCTACCCGCAAGACGCCCCGTTGCCTTCCTGACGCGCCCTTCGTTACGGACGACGTCAAGGCCACCCTCCGTAGTAAGCTCCTTACGCCTCTCGGGCACAAGCGTCGCCTGTTCCGGCCCGATCCGGCACGCGAGATCGACTATATCTTTCGCTATCGACATCTCCAGGTTGAGCCGCGTCTTTACGGACTTCCTGAGCCTGATCACATCCGCATCCTTTATATGCCGCCTGTCTTCGCGGAGGTGGCAGACGATCGAATCGCACCCCGCCTCCTCGCAGACCCTGGCCGCATCGACGGGGTCCGGGAATGACGACCGCCTCGCCTCTCTGAGCGTCGCCACATGATCTATGTTGACCCCCAGCTTTACCATATAGCTCTCTTATTATTCCTTCTCGATGGGTACCGTCACCTGCACAAGCGTCTCTTCCATGAAGACGCCCGGCGCGATCGGGTTCAGAGGTACGGATCTGGTGAACGTCTTGGAGGCCCCTCC is a genomic window of Candidatus Omnitrophota bacterium containing:
- a CDS encoding pyridoxine 5'-phosphate synthase, translating into MVKLGVNIDHVATLREARRSSFPDPVDAARVCEEAGCDSIVCHLREDRRHIKDADVIRLRKSVKTRLNLEMSIAKDIVDLACRIGPEQATLVPERRKELTTEGGLDVVRNEGRVRKATGRLAGSGIDVSLFIDPLKPQIDASYRAGARIIELHTGEYANARSGASADREFRKLVYAAEYARGLGLEVNAGHGLDYKNVSRIARIKGMNELNIGYAIVVRSIFAGLGAAVREMAGLIR